CCGGTTCGGCGTTCGTCACCTTCCTCGCGCCGGTCCTGGGAGGGGAATCGGGAGGGGCCGCGGAGGTCTCGCCCCTGCTGCGCCCGGTCGCGGTGCTCGCCTCGCTCGGCGGTGCCTGGCTCGCGTACCTGTTCTTCCGCCCCGGGCGCGCCGGCGCGGCAACGACGGGGGCCCCGGCCGCCGCCGGGCCGCTCCACCGCCTCCTGGTGGCCGGCTGGGGCTTCGACTGGCTCTACGAGCGTCTCTTCGTGCGGCCGCTGCTGTGGGCGGCGGACGCCGGGCGGGACGACCCCGCCGACCTGCCCTTCCGCGGGCTCGCCTGGTACGTCCTGCTCGCCGACGGCATGCTCTCGCGCGCGCAGTCGGGCCGGATGCGCTGGTACGCCGCCGGCATCGCGCTCGGCGCGGCGGCCGCTCTGGCGCTGGTGCTGCTGGCATGACGCTCGCGCTGCTGATCGTCGTGCCGCTCGCCGCCGGCATCCTTGCCCTCGTTCCGGGCGGCGGGCGGGAAACGCGCGCCCGCGTGCTTGCCCTCGCCGCGATGCTCTTCGACCTCGGCGTGTCGGCCGCCATCTGGCTGCGCCACTTCTCCGGAGCGCGACCGCCGGACGCGGGGTGGCTGGAGGAGTTCGACGTCCCCTGGATTCCCGCCTGGGATGCGCGGCTGCACCTGGCCCTCGACGGCGCGAGCCTCGCGCTCGTGGCGCTGACCGCCCTGCTCGGCGTGGCGGCCGTGCTCGCCTCGTGGCGCGAGGTCCGGCGCCTGGTGCCGGGTTTTCACGCCTGCCTCCTCTGGGCGCTCGGCGGCATCACGGCCGTGTTCCTGGCGCGGGACCTGCTCCTCTTCGTCCTCGCCTGGGAGCTGATGCTGGTGCCCGTCTACCTGCTGATCGCGCTCTGGGGCCATGAGGGACGAGCGCGGGCCGCCGTCCGCTTCCTGCTCTTCACGCAAGCCGGCGGCCTGCTGCTGCTCGCGGCGGTCCTGGGCCTCGCCCTCGCCCACGAGCGCGCCACCGGCATGCTCACCTTCGACGCGGAGCGACTGGCGGCAACGCCGCTGGCCCCGGGCCTCGCGCTGGTGTTGCTGATCGGCTTTCTCGCCGCCTTCCTCGTGAAGCTCCCTGCGATCCCGCTGCACACGTGGCTGCCCGAGGCGCACACCCAGGCGCCGACCGCCGGGAGCATCGTCCTCGCCGGCTTGCTGCTCAAGACCGGCGCCTACGGACTGCTGCGGTTCGCCATCCCCCTCTTTCCCGGCGCCGCGGCCGCGGTCGCGCCGGCGCTCATGGCCGCGGCGGTCGCCGGCATCTTCTACGGGTCGGTGCTCGCCATCGGGCAGAGGGACCTCAAGCGCTTCATCGCCTACACGAGCGTGAGCCACATGGGCTTCGTGCTCCTCGGGCTCTTCGCCGGGAACGACCTCGCGCGCCAGGGGGCGCTCGTCCAGATGGTCTGCCACGGGCTCGGCACCGGCGGCCTCTTCCTCGTCGCGGGGGCGCTCCAGGAGCGGCTCGGCTCGCGCTCCTTCGAGCGGCTCGGCGGCCTCTGGGACGAGGCGCCGCGGCTCGGCGGCGCCACCCTCCTGCTCGCCCTGGCGGCGCTCGGGCTGCCGGGCCTCGGCACTTTTCTCGGCGAGTTCCTCGTGCTGCTGGGCACGGCGCGCTCGAGCCTGCCGGCGGCCGCCGCCGGCGCCGCCGGGCTCGTGCTCTCCGCGGTCGCCTCCCTGGTGCTCGTCCAGCGCGCGCTCTTCGGCCCGGCGCCGGAGCGGCCCCGCGTCGCCGACCTTGGCGCGCGCGAGGCCGCCACGCTCGCCGTGATGTGCGGGCTGCTGCTCGGCATCGGCCTCCATCCCGGGCCGCTCCTCGATGCCGCGCGGCACGGCCTGGCGACGATCGCCGCGCCGGGGAGCGCGCCGCAGCCCGAGCCTGCGCCGCAGCCGCCGGCGCCTGAGGGGACGCCATGAGCCGCGCCGACCTCGCCGCACTGCTGCCGCTGCTCATCACGGCGCTGGCCCCGGTCGCCCTGCTGGTCGTCATCGCCGCGGCCCGCAGCCACGGGGTGGCGCTGGCCCTGACCGTCTTCGCCGTCGGCGAGGCGCTCGCCGCGATCCCCGGGGCGCTGGCGGCGGCGCCGCGGCGCGTGGGGCCGCTGCTCGTGGTGGACGGCATCGCCCTCTTCGCGGCCGGATTGGTCCTCGCGGCCACGCTGGCCGTGGCGCTCCTCGCGCAGCGACAGCTGCGGCGCGAGGAGCGGCCGGAGGAATTCTACCTGCTCCTGCTGCTCGCCGCAGCAGGCGCCCAGGTGCTCGCGGCCGCGGCGCACGTGGCCTCGCTCGTGCTGGGCCTGGAACTGCTCAGCACGGCCCTCTACCCGCTCATCGCCTACCGCCGCCCAGGCCCCCGAGGCGTGGAGGCAGGGCTGAAGTACCTGGTACTCGCGGTGGTGGCCATCGCGACGCTGCTCTTCGGCGCGGCCCTGCTGTACTTCGAGTGGGGGACCCTCCAGCTCGCGGCCCTCGCCGCGGCGTTCGCTCGCGGCCCCGTGCCGCCGCTGGCGACCGCCGGGCTGGCCCTCATCGTGGTCGGCGCCGGCTTCAAGCTCTCGCTCGTGCCGATGCACCTCTGGGCGCCCGATGTCTTCGCCGCAGCCCCCGAGCCGGTCTCCGCCTTCATCGCGACGGCCTCGAAGGGCGCCGTGGCCGTGCTGCTCCTGCGCCTCGCGGCGCCCGACGGCGCGATGACGCCGCCGCCGGTCGCCGCCCTGCTCGCGACGCTCGCCGTGCTCTCGATGCTCGGCGGGAACCTCGTCGCGCTCCGCCAGCGCGATCCGCGGCGCATGCTCGCCGGCTCGTCGATCGCGCACATGGGCTACCTGCTCGTGGCGGTGCTGGCCGCCGGTCCCCGCCGCGTCGAGGCCGCGGCGTTCTACCTCGTCGCGTACGCCGCGGCGACGCTGGCGGCCTTCGGCGCCCTCGCGCTGCTTCGCCGCCGCGCGGACGGACGCGCCGCTGGGACCGAGCTGGAGGGCCTTGCGCGGCGGCGGCCGTTCCTCGCGTCCGTCCTCGCCATCGCGCTGCTGTCGCTGGCGGGCCTGCCGCTGACCGGGGGCTTCATCGGGAAGGTCTACCTCATCGGCGCCGGCGTCGAGGCCGGCCTGAGCGCGCCGGTCGCCGCGCTCATCGCCGGCAGCGTCCTCGGCCTGTTCTACTACGTGCGGCCGATCGTGGCGATGCTCGCCGCGCCGGAGGCTCAAGTGCGCCACACCTCTGCCGCACCCCCGCACGGCTACGCGGTGCTCGCGGCACTCGCCGCCGTACTCCTCTGGCTCGGGACGGCCCCGGCGCCGCTGCAGGGCCTGCTCCGCGCGCTCGGGCCGGCGGGCTTCTGAGCGCGCCATGGCCTATATTGGGGGTGCGATGCCCGATCCGGACCTCGACTTCGCCTCGCGCAGGCGCGCCTTCCTCCGCACGACGGTCGGCGCGCTCTCCGCGGCGGCCGCGGCCACGCTCGGCCTGCCCATCGTGCGCGCGCTCTTCGTCGCGCCGCCGGCGAGCGGCGTCGCGTGGTCGCGCGTCGGCCCGGTCGACGCGCTCGGGGCGGGATCACCGCTCGAGATGAAGTTCGAGACGCTCGGGGAGGACGCATTCCTCCGTACCCCGGAGCTGCGTTCCGTCTGGGCGGTGCGCTCGGGCGCCGGGAACATCGAGGTCTACTCGCCCGTCTGCCCGCACCTCGGCTGCCACTATCTCTGGAACCCCGGGAGCGGGCGCTTCGAATGCCCCTGCCACGCGAGCGTCTTCGCGCTCGACGGCCGGGTGCTCTCCGGCCCCGCGCCGCGGCCGCTGGACACCCTGGAGCACCGGGTGGACGCTGGCGTCCTCTACGTCCGCTGGACGCAGTTCCGCGCCGGCGTGGCGCGCAAGACGGCGGTCTAGGGTGGCGCAGATGCTCGCGCGGGCGGCGGAATGGATCGGGGAGCGCTGGCCGGTGGCGGCGCTGCGCTCGCTCCTGCTGGACGAGCGCATCCCCGGCGGCGCCAGGTACGCGTACAGCACCGGCGCGCTGGTCCTGGCCGTGTTCGGCGTCCAGGCGGCCACGGGGCTGGCGCAACTGCTGTTCTACGCGCCGACGGTGGACCACGCCTACGACAGCGTCTGCTTCCTGCGCACGCGCGTCGCCTTCGGCTGGCTGATCCACGGGCTGCACTTCTGGGGCGCGACCGCGATGGTCGCCCTCGTGCTCGCGCACCTGGCGACCGGCTTCCTCTGGGGCGCCTACAAGCGGCCACGCGAGCTGACGTGGCTCGCCGGCTGCGGGCTTCTCGCCGTCGTCCTCGGCTTCGCCTTCACGGGCGGCCCCCTGCAGTGGGACCAGAAGGGCTACTGGGCCGCGCAGGTGGGGACAAGCGTCGCGGGGAGCGTGCCGCTCGTGGGCGGCGTCCAGAAGCTGCTGCTGCGCGGCGGCGAATCGATGGGGCAACTCACGCTGACGCGCTTTTTCGCGCTGCACGTGCTCGTGCTCCCGGCGCTGCTGCTCGGGCTGGCCGCGGTCCACGTCGTCGCGATGCGCCGCTTCGGGCTCTCCGGCCCCTGGGACGAGGGCCGCCGCGCGCCCGACGGCCCCTTCTGGCCCGACCAGGTCTTCAAGGACGCGGTCGCGATCTCGCTGGCGCTGCTGGCGCTCGTCGCGCTCGCGGCCCTCGCCCCTCCCGGCTATGCGGGGCCCGCCGACACGCTGGACGTCGCCTACGTGCCGAAGCCGGACTGGGAGTTTCTCTTCCTCTACCAGAGCCTGAAGTACTTCAGCGGGCCGCTCGAGCCGCTCGGCACCGTCGGCGTGCCCGCCGCCCTCGCGGCCCTGCTCCTGCTGCTCCCCTTCGTCGACCGCCGGCCCGAGCGCAATCCGCTGCGCCGCCCGCTCGCGCTGGCCGCGGGGGTGGCGCTCGCCGCGACGCTGACGGCCCTGAGCGTCGCGGGACACCGCAGCCCGGGCTTCGCCGGGACCGCGGCGGCCGACGCGGGCGCGGTCTGGCTCCCCGCCGCTGGCGCCGGGTCCTCCGCCACTGCGGCGGCTGGCGGCGCCGCACCAGGGCGGGCCGCCGCCATCATCGGCAACGCCGAGCGGGGCGCGCAGCTCTTCGCGGCGGACTGCGCGGGCTGCCACGGCCCGCGGGGCGCGCGCGGCGTATCGAACCCCGGGGCCGCCGACGGCACCGTCCCCACGCTCGCCCCCATCGACCCGGCACTGCGCGACCCCGACCCCGCACGCTTCGCCGAGCACATCGACACCTTCATTCAGCACGGGTCGGTGCCGGAGGGCCGCGCGCCCGCGATCTCCATGCCGGCGTTCGGTGATGCCAATGCGCTGACGCAGCCGGCGATCGCAAACCTCGAGGCCTACCTGCTCGGCCTCAACGGCGTGGACCGCGGCCGGATCGTCGAGCCGGGGATGGAGCCGCGCACGTTCCTGCTGCTCGTCGCCGCAGCCTACGCGCTGATCGCGCTCGTGGCCGGCGGCGCGCGCCAGAAGCTCGCGGATGCGGCCGCCGCCGGGCCGCAGGGAGGAGCGCGACCGTGACGACGCAGCCGGCCGACGCCTTCGTCTTCTTCGGGGCCACCGGGGACCTCGCGGCAAAGAAGATCCTCCCCGCGCTTCTCTCGCTCGTGCGCCGCGGGCGGCTGGCGGTCCCGATCGTCGGCGTGGCGAAGGAGGACTGGGACCGCGCACGGTTCCTCGGGCACGCCCGCGACGCCCTGGAGCGGCAGGGCGCGCTCGACGAGGCGGCGTTCCAGCGGCTCGCCTCGCTCGTTGGGTACATCGGCGGCGACTACCGCGACCGCGCGACGTTCGAGGCGCTGCGCGCGGCGCTCGGGGCGGCGCAGCGCCCGCTCTACTACCTGGCCATCCCGCCGTCCATGTTCGAGCCGGTGCTCGCCGGCCTCAGCGCGGCGGGCTGCACCGCCGGCGCGCGGGTCGTGGTCGAGAAGCCGTTCGGCCGCGACCTGGCCTCGGCGCGCGAGCTGGGCGCGCGCCTCGCGCCGATCTTCCCCGAGGCGGCCGTGTTCCGGATCGACCACTACCTCGGCAAGGAGCCGGTGCAGAACATCTTCTACACCCGCTTTGCCAACGCGATCTTCGAGCCGATCTGGAACCGCGACCACATCGCCGCCGTGCAGATCACGATGGCCGAGGAGTTCGGGGTCGAGGGCCGCGGCGCCTTCTACGAGGAGGCCGGGGCGGTCCGCGACGTGCTCCAGAACCACCTGCTGGCGATGGTCGCGCACCTGGCGATGGACCCGCCCAGCGGCTCCTCGGTCGAGGCGCTGCGCGACGAGGCGACCCGCCTGCTGCGGGCCGTGCGGCCGCTCGACCCGGCGGACGCCGTGCGCGGCCAGTTCCGGGGCTATCGCGAGGAGCGCGGCGTCGCCCCCGACTCGCGGGTCGAGACATTCGTCGCCGTGCGCCTGTTCATCGACTCGTGGCGCTGGGCCGGCGTGCCCTTCCTGATCCGTGCCGGCAAGCGCCTGCCCGTGACCTCGACGACGGTGACCGTCGATTTCAAGCGCCCGCCGCGCGAGACGTTCGGCGAGGCCGTGCCGGTCTCCTCGAACCACCTGCGGTTGCGCCTGAGCCCGGAGGTGCTCATCGCGCTCGGCGTGCGGGTCAAGGTCCCGAGCGAGCGCATGGAGGGCAAGGACGTCGAGCTGGTCGTGTGCCAGAACGAGGGCGACGCGCTGGCGCCGTACGAGCGGCTCATCGGGGACGCGCTCGCGGGGGACCAGACGCTGTTCGGCACCCAGGCGCGCGTGGAGGAGCAGTGGCGCATCGTCGAGCCGCTCCTGCGCGCCGGGACGCCGCCGGCCCTCTACGAGCCGGGCAGCTGGGGACCGCCCGCGGCCGGCGCGCTCGTCCCCCCGGGGACCTCGTGGCACGACCCGCGGGCGAGCGAGCGCGAGCGCTGCGGACCGGACCGGGCGCAGGCCGGGGATGCCGGCCCTGGGGCGAACACTCCATAGCGGCGCCTCCGCGCGACTCCTACTTTTTTTGAAAGGCGGAGGAATGCGCCTGCCGCCGTCACCTCAGGACAAGGAGGACGCCATGAAGAAGCTCTGTCTCGCAGGCATCGCGCTCGCCATGCTGCTGGCCCCCTGGATGACCGCCCTGGCGGCGGCCGCGGGCCAGGAGAAGGTCTCGATCAAGGGCGAGATCATCGACACCTACTGCTACGCCACCGAGGGCGCCAAGGGCGACGGGCACCGCGAGTGCGCCCTCGCCTGCGCCAAGGCCGGGATCCCCGTCGGGCTGCTCGAGGACGGCACGGACAAGGTCTACGTGCTGCTCCCGAACAAGGCGGCAACCGCGCTGCCGGCGTCGGTCCTCGAGAACATGGCGCGCAAGGTGACGGTCAACGGCACCGTCATCACCAAGGGCGGCAGCCAGTTCCTCAGCGTCGACTCGCTCAAGTAGCGCAGACCGCTTGTCACCGGCGTCCCTCCGGGGGACACTGTGCCTCCCGGGGCGGAATGGGTCCGCCCGCGGAGCTGACGGCATCCACCAGGAGGGGACGGCCATGGGCAGGCGGAGCCTGAAGGAGATCGTCGCGACGCGGATCGAGCACTTCACGCGCAGGCCGGAGGCGGCCGCCTACGCGCCGAAGGTCAGCTCGCGGCACGTCCGCAACCTCTACACGGAGACCCGGGTGCGCGAGCACCTGGTGAAGTCGGACTACGGCGAGGCCGCGGGCGGCGAGAACCAGGCCCCGAACCCCATCGAGCTGCTGCTCACGGCGTTCGCCGCCTGCATCGAGGCGGCGTTCTTCGAGTTCGCCGAGCACGAGGGGCTCACGGTGACCTCCGTCGAGGCGCAGGTCGAGGGCTCACTCGACCTGCGCGGGCTCTTCATGGTCGGCGACGTTCCCGCCGGCTTCAGCGAGGTCAGGTACGTGCTGCGCGTCGTCAGCCCGGACGACCCATCGCGGGTCCGGGCGCTCGCCGAGAAGGTGATCGAGCACTGCCCGGTGGTCGACAGCCTCAGGAAGCCGACCGCGGTCAACGGCGTCGTCGAGGTCTGCGGGCCGGCGGCAGGCTAGAGCACCGCCGGCGCGCCAGCGCCCTCTCTTTCCGGTTGGCAGGAGATTTGCATTCATTGGGATGCAAACTGCTTCGAGCGGAAAGAGAGGAACCATGACCATCGCCGTGCGACACTGGATCCCGAGGTTGGCGGCCCTGACCGCAAATCTCGCGGCATGCCTGTTTTTCCTGCTGCCCGGGCCGGCCCGGGCATGGCAGCGCGACCTGCAGGCGGAACCGCTTCGCGAGATCCGCCAGCATGACGTGACCACCGTCGACGAGCGCAAACTCGCGACGGACGCTGCTGGAAATGCCGACGCCTGCGAAAAATGCCACAGCGCCTGCGAGGAGGGGCGGCACCACGGCGGGCGCCAGGCGACGGCGCCGCGCGCCGACGTTGACCTGCCGCTTGCGGCGGACGGCAGCGTCACGTGCCTGACTTGTCACCGGCACCACGGGGATGGCGCCGCGGCAGGCATTGCCCTGCGGCTCCCGAACCTCAAGCGGGAACTCTGTCTCGCCTGCCACGCGCCGGCGCCGGTGGACGAGCCGACCATCGAGATCCTCTCGCCCCCCGAGCGCGCGCTCGTCCCGGAGGAGCGCGTCGCGCTCATCGGCAGGTTCTCCTCGCCCGTCGGCGGGCACCTCACCGTCCGGCTCAACGGGACGTCCTTCCACGTGCGGGCCGGGGAACGCGACTTCTCCACGTGGCTGACGCTCCGCGAGGGCGTCAACCGCTGCGAGATCGCCCTCGGCGAGCGGGTGCTCTGGAGCGGCGAGATCTTCCACGGTGACAAGGGCGGGGGCAGCTACGCGCGCCGAGCCATCGGCCACCGGACCGCCAGCCAGCAGGAGTGTCGCGAGTGCCACGACGAAGGGGACGAGAAGGCGATGCGCACGAGCGCCGACAACGCCGCCCTCTGCTACGAGTGCCACGACCGCCACGAGGGAAAGCGCTACCTGCACGGGCCCCTCGGCGTG
This region of bacterium genomic DNA includes:
- a CDS encoding NADH-quinone oxidoreductase subunit M — encoded protein: MTLALLIVVPLAAGILALVPGGGRETRARVLALAAMLFDLGVSAAIWLRHFSGARPPDAGWLEEFDVPWIPAWDARLHLALDGASLALVALTALLGVAAVLASWREVRRLVPGFHACLLWALGGITAVFLARDLLLFVLAWELMLVPVYLLIALWGHEGRARAAVRFLLFTQAGGLLLLAAVLGLALAHERATGMLTFDAERLAATPLAPGLALVLLIGFLAAFLVKLPAIPLHTWLPEAHTQAPTAGSIVLAGLLLKTGAYGLLRFAIPLFPGAAAAVAPALMAAAVAGIFYGSVLAIGQRDLKRFIAYTSVSHMGFVLLGLFAGNDLARQGALVQMVCHGLGTGGLFLVAGALQERLGSRSFERLGGLWDEAPRLGGATLLLALAALGLPGLGTFLGEFLVLLGTARSSLPAAAAGAAGLVLSAVASLVLVQRALFGPAPERPRVADLGAREAATLAVMCGLLLGIGLHPGPLLDAARHGLATIAAPGSAPQPEPAPQPPAPEGTP
- a CDS encoding NADH-quinone oxidoreductase subunit N encodes the protein MSRADLAALLPLLITALAPVALLVVIAAARSHGVALALTVFAVGEALAAIPGALAAAPRRVGPLLVVDGIALFAAGLVLAATLAVALLAQRQLRREERPEEFYLLLLLAAAGAQVLAAAAHVASLVLGLELLSTALYPLIAYRRPGPRGVEAGLKYLVLAVVAIATLLFGAALLYFEWGTLQLAALAAAFARGPVPPLATAGLALIVVGAGFKLSLVPMHLWAPDVFAAAPEPVSAFIATASKGAVAVLLLRLAAPDGAMTPPPVAALLATLAVLSMLGGNLVALRQRDPRRMLAGSSIAHMGYLLVAVLAAGPRRVEAAAFYLVAYAAATLAAFGALALLRRRADGRAAGTELEGLARRRPFLASVLAIALLSLAGLPLTGGFIGKVYLIGAGVEAGLSAPVAALIAGSVLGLFYYVRPIVAMLAAPEAQVRHTSAAPPHGYAVLAALAAVLLWLGTAPAPLQGLLRALGPAGF
- a CDS encoding ubiquinol-cytochrome c reductase iron-sulfur subunit is translated as MPDPDLDFASRRRAFLRTTVGALSAAAAATLGLPIVRALFVAPPASGVAWSRVGPVDALGAGSPLEMKFETLGEDAFLRTPELRSVWAVRSGAGNIEVYSPVCPHLGCHYLWNPGSGRFECPCHASVFALDGRVLSGPAPRPLDTLEHRVDAGVLYVRWTQFRAGVARKTAV
- a CDS encoding cytochrome b N-terminal domain-containing protein encodes the protein MLARAAEWIGERWPVAALRSLLLDERIPGGARYAYSTGALVLAVFGVQAATGLAQLLFYAPTVDHAYDSVCFLRTRVAFGWLIHGLHFWGATAMVALVLAHLATGFLWGAYKRPRELTWLAGCGLLAVVLGFAFTGGPLQWDQKGYWAAQVGTSVAGSVPLVGGVQKLLLRGGESMGQLTLTRFFALHVLVLPALLLGLAAVHVVAMRRFGLSGPWDEGRRAPDGPFWPDQVFKDAVAISLALLALVALAALAPPGYAGPADTLDVAYVPKPDWEFLFLYQSLKYFSGPLEPLGTVGVPAALAALLLLLPFVDRRPERNPLRRPLALAAGVALAATLTALSVAGHRSPGFAGTAAADAGAVWLPAAGAGSSATAAAGGAAPGRAAAIIGNAERGAQLFAADCAGCHGPRGARGVSNPGAADGTVPTLAPIDPALRDPDPARFAEHIDTFIQHGSVPEGRAPAISMPAFGDANALTQPAIANLEAYLLGLNGVDRGRIVEPGMEPRTFLLLVAAAYALIALVAGGARQKLADAAAAGPQGGARP
- the zwf gene encoding glucose-6-phosphate dehydrogenase; amino-acid sequence: MTTQPADAFVFFGATGDLAAKKILPALLSLVRRGRLAVPIVGVAKEDWDRARFLGHARDALERQGALDEAAFQRLASLVGYIGGDYRDRATFEALRAALGAAQRPLYYLAIPPSMFEPVLAGLSAAGCTAGARVVVEKPFGRDLASARELGARLAPIFPEAAVFRIDHYLGKEPVQNIFYTRFANAIFEPIWNRDHIAAVQITMAEEFGVEGRGAFYEEAGAVRDVLQNHLLAMVAHLAMDPPSGSSVEALRDEATRLLRAVRPLDPADAVRGQFRGYREERGVAPDSRVETFVAVRLFIDSWRWAGVPFLIRAGKRLPVTSTTVTVDFKRPPRETFGEAVPVSSNHLRLRLSPEVLIALGVRVKVPSERMEGKDVELVVCQNEGDALAPYERLIGDALAGDQTLFGTQARVEEQWRIVEPLLRAGTPPALYEPGSWGPPAAGALVPPGTSWHDPRASERERCGPDRAQAGDAGPGANTP
- a CDS encoding OsmC family protein — encoded protein: MGRRSLKEIVATRIEHFTRRPEAAAYAPKVSSRHVRNLYTETRVREHLVKSDYGEAAGGENQAPNPIELLLTAFAACIEAAFFEFAEHEGLTVTSVEAQVEGSLDLRGLFMVGDVPAGFSEVRYVLRVVSPDDPSRVRALAEKVIEHCPVVDSLRKPTAVNGVVEVCGPAAG
- a CDS encoding cytochrome c3 family protein yields the protein MTIAVRHWIPRLAALTANLAACLFFLLPGPARAWQRDLQAEPLREIRQHDVTTVDERKLATDAAGNADACEKCHSACEEGRHHGGRQATAPRADVDLPLAADGSVTCLTCHRHHGDGAAAGIALRLPNLKRELCLACHAPAPVDEPTIEILSPPERALVPEERVALIGRFSSPVGGHLTVRLNGTSFHVRAGERDFSTWLTLREGVNRCEIALGERVLWSGEIFHGDKGGGSYARRAIGHRTASQQECRECHDEGDEKAMRTSADNAALCYECHDRHEGKRYLHGPLGVGACLVCHDPHSGYGTAHLRDDQALLCGTCHATGGGATASACNARGKNCSDCHDPHQSDARYLLKGPKYTLLRDTDAGR